The DNA segment TAGAACCTTCTTCTATTTTGAAAGTTACTTCTACAGATGTATTTTGGCTAATATCCATTTCACGGTAAGCACTTGTCATACTGTGATCTTTATCTTGAATATAAATTTGGATATGTTGCGGTTCTGGGTTTTCTTCATCGCTTGGTGTATAAGGAATATTGAATGTTTTCGTTACTTCTTTCACTTCTTTTTCTTTTGGTCCAGCAGAAATAACGATTTGGATTGTATCGCCCGGATTCATCGTGGTTCCAGCAGATGGTGATTGCGAAATCACTTGTCCTTTTTCAACAGAACTTGAGTTTTCTTCTGTGCTAGATACTTTAAATCCAAGAGGAGAAGCATAATCTTCTACCGCTGTTTTTGTATAACCACGTAAGTCTTTAAGAGAAATTGGCTCTGCGCCTTTACTTACGACAAACTTCACGCTAGTAGATTTGGCTACGACTTCTGATCCGCCTGAAGGTGTTTGGCTTATAATCATTCCTTTGTCCACATCTGAACTATACTCTTCCTCCGCAGAAATACTTTCAAATCCTTGTTCTTCTAGTAAAGCTTTGGTATCAGAGTAACTTCTTCCGCTGTAGTCATCTAATGTAATTTTTTTAGAACCGATACTTACAAATAAATTGACTTTCGTTCCTTTTTCTTTCATTTCACCAGCTTCAGGATCAGAATTAATTACTTTTCCTTCTTCTACTTCATCACTATTTTTTTCAGCTGTTTTGCCAATAACAAATCCTTCTTTTTGAAGCAGTGCGATGGCTTGGTCTTCTGTTTTACCAGAAACATCTGGGACCGCTATTTCATCAGGACTTTTACCTAATAACCATAATAATAAAATCCCAATAATAAACACGATTATCACTGAAAATACAATCCAAGCAATTTTCTTTTTCTTGCTCATTTTTTTCTTTTTCTTTCCTTTAGTTGCATCGGAAGCAACTTCTTGTGCGGCTACTTTTCCTTCTGGGACAATAGTTTTATCGAGATTTTGCATGGCTTCTTTAGTCGCAATGATGGGAATGGTTTTTGTATCCCCATCGTCTGTTGGAAATATATATTTTGGTTCGTTCAAGCGTTCTTTATTTAAGCAGGTTTGTAAATCTTTTTCCATTTCTTCTGCATTTTGATAACGTAAAAATGGATCTTTCGCTGTGGCTTTAATAATAATATTTTCTAGACTTTGAGGTATTTCTGGATTCTGTTCTCTTGCAGAAGGAATCTCCGCTTGTAAATGTTTAATGGCAATAGAAACGGCGGATTCACCATCAAAAGGTACTTTTCCAGTTAGTAGTTCGTATAAAACGATTCCAAGTGAATAGATGTCTGATTTTTGTGTTGCCATGCCGCCACGGGCTTGTTCTGGAGATAAGTAATGAACAGAGCCAAGTAATGAATTAGTCTGGGTTATAGATGTTTCAGACAACGCCATTGCAATCCCAAAATCGGTAATTTTCACGACTCCATCATGATCAATTAAGATATTTTGTGGTTTTAAATCGCGGTGAATTATGTGATGTTGATGTGCGACGGTAACTGCTGAAACAATTTGTAGCATAATATCCACTGATTTTTCATAACTAATAGGATGATTTTCATGAATATATTGTTTTAAATCCATGCCATCTACATGTTCCATAACAATGTAGTGTAAATCATTCTCTTCACCAACATCATAGATACTCACAATATTTGGATGAACTAAACTAGTTGCAGATTGCGCTTCTCTTTGGAAACGACGAATTAAATTACTTTCATCAGCTAAATCAATTCGTAAAATTTTCACTGCAACATCGCGGTCAAGGATCATGTCATGAGCAAGATAAACATTGGCCATTCCACCGCCGCCTATAGCATGTAAAATCTTATAACGATCGTTTAGGCGTTTACCTATCATCATGAAGCATCCCTCCCTTTCTGCATCAGATTTCGTTCAACCAATAATACGGTGATATTATCTTCTCCCCCATAAGAATTAGCTTTAGTAATAAATACGTCCGCTTTTTCAGAGAGGCTACGTTTACTTTTTAAAATGTCTTCCATTTCTGTTTCTGGTACCATATTTGTAAGTCCATCGGAACAAAGTAGTAAGGTATCTGTTGTTTGAAATGGTACTACAAATGTGTCTACCTCAACTTTTCCTTCGACACCTAATGCGCGTAGAAGAATATTTTTCCGCGGATGATTCATTGCATCTTCTTTGCTGATTTCACCCGTGCGTAGTAATTCATGAACAAGGGAGTGATCTTCTGTTAATTGTCGTAATGTATTATTTTGAAGTAAATAACCACGACTATCCCCAACATTCGCAATCACAACTTGTGATTTTGCCATTATAGCTGCCACAAGTGTTGTACCCATGCCGTTTAAATCCATTTCACTTTCCGCGTAAAGGACGATTTGTTTATTTACTTCCTGAATTTCTTTGCGGAGCCATGTTTCAATTTCTTCAGCAGTTAAAAGTGCAGTAGTTTCTTTCCACGCGTCACTAAGCAAACGTACAGCCATTTCACTGGCAACATCTCCTGCACGGTGTCCACCCATTCCATCTGCTACAATTACAATTGGCTGGTTGTCTTTATTTTCAAACACACCGCCATTATCTTCATTATGATGTCTAATTCTGCCTCTGTCTGTTCTAAATTCTGCATGCATTTAAACGCACCTCACTATTTTTCAGGACTTCACTTTTCTTAAACTTGAAACGAAGAAACCATCGCTTCCAATATCTGTCGGTAAAAGTTGTACAAAATCGTCCTTCTTGATATGTGCCAATTTTTCAGGAAGTGTTACAGGTTCAAGCGAAAACTCTGGATGTTTTTCTAAGAACGCACGCAGGACTGTTTCGTTTTCTTCCTTATCAATCGTACAAGTACTATAAACTAATATACCATTTTCTTTTACTAGTTGGCTAACGTCATCTAAAATTGCTAATTGAATTTCTGCTAATTTGTGGATATCTTTTTCTGTTTTTGCATATTTAATATCTGGTTTTCTACGAAGAACACCAAAACCTGAGCAAGGGGCATCTACTAAAATACGGTCAAATGTTTCTGGTTCAAACATGGTACTTGCAGTTCTTGCATCTTGATGAGCTGTACGAATATTTAATAGTTGCAAACGTTTTGCTGCTTGATCTATAAGCTTGGTTTTCTTTTCGTGGATATCCAGCGCATGAACCATTCCTGTGCCATGCATCTTTTCTGCAATATGCGTTGTTTTTCCGCCAGGTGCCGCACAAGCATCAAGTACGGTTAAATTGTCTTCTAATTGAAGTGCATAGGCTGCGAGCATCGAGCTCTCGTCTTGGATACTACATTTACCGTCTTTGTAAGCTTTTGTTTCTGCAACAGAACCTTTTTCAACAAGTAAAGCTTCGTCAATAAATTCGTTTTGAGTAACTGTAATTCCTTGGTCATTCAATTCTTTAATTAGTTGCTCGGTGCGAATTTCTGTTTGGTTGACACGTATACTTTGGTGTGGAGCTACTAAGAAAGCTAGCCCAATTTCACGCAGTTTTTGGACGCCATATTGATCGGCCCATCTTTTTGCTAACCATTCTGGCAAGCTTGTTTCGACTGCGATTTTTTGGACTGGATCTTTTACTTCATCAATGCTCGGGACGCCTTTTCGGATTACATTACGTAACACCCCATTGACGAATTTGGTTACGCCTTGGTGTCCTAAATCTTTAGCAATATCCCCTGCTTCATTTAAAATCGCGTGCTCAGGAACTTTATCTAAAAAAGTTAATTGATATACGGACATTCGGAGTAAATTTTTCACCCAATTATCCGGTTCTTTATTTAAAAATGGAGCCAAATAGTAATCGAGTGTAATTTTACGCTGTGTAGTTCCATATACTAATTCCGTTAATAGCCCTTTATCTAGTGGATTTAGTTTCTGTTTTTTTAGCGCATCATTAATTAATAAATGACTATATGATTGATTGTTTTCAATTTTGATAATGAGTTCTAATGCGATGGCGCGAACTGTTTTTTGCTTCTTCATTTATTCACCAAACCTTGTCGACTTGCTTAAATTTCTGCCAGCTCCGGACATGAATGAATGGACATCCATTTTCGGTTTTCCTGCTGGTTGGATTACTGTTGGTACTATAAGAGTCCCGTCCCCAGCTATAATCTTAAGAGATGTTTTATCCATTAAAATCGTACCTGGTTCACCTTCTACTTTTGTGTCATCATAAGTCGCTTCCCAAATTTTAAACGGTTTTTCTTCCAGTGTTGTATATGCAACTGGCCAAGGGGAAAGTCCACGGATTTGATTAAAAATGGTGCGTCCCGGTTGTGTCCAATCGATTTTTTCTTGTTCTCTAGAGATATTACGCGCAAATGTGACTTTTTCTGGGTCTTGAGCTATAGCAGTAATTTTCCCAGCTAAAAAGTCAGGTAATGTATCCATTAAAAGTTCTGCGCCTAGTTTGCTTAATTTATCGAACATGGTTCCTGTATTATCTGCCTCTGTAATTGGGATTTTACGCTGACTAATCATATCGCCAGCATCCAATTTCTCTACCATATACATGATAGTAACGCCTGTTTCCGTTTTACCATCAAGTAGTGCATAGTGAACCGGAGCACCGCCGCGATATTCTGGTAATAGAGATGCGTGGACATTGATTGCGCCATGTTTTGGGGATTCAAGTAAACTATTTGGCAAAATTTGTCCATACGCTGCTGTAACAAGTAAATCGGCTTCTAACGCAATAAGTTCATTTAGTTCGCTTGAAGTGCGTAATTTTTCTGGTTGAAAGACTGGAATAGCTAATTCTAAAGCGGCTTTTTTTACTGGCGGTGGGGTTAAAATACGTTTGCGCCCAACTGGTCGATCTGGTTGTGTAACAACTGCAATTACATCATATGTGCTAGCTAATTGTTCTAAAATAGGGACAGAAAATGCGGGTGTTCCCATAAAAATGATTTTTGTCATCGGTTCGCTCCTTTTACATTAATACGTATGGTTGTACATCAATAGTTATCGTTAAACCTTTTTGTTGGTCTTTTTGATAATGAGTGATTAACGTTTTTAGTTCTTTTTTTAAATCTGGCTCAATTTTATATTTTAGAATGCACTGATAGCGATATTTATTTTTAATTCGCGTGATAGTGCTTGGAACAGGGCCTAAAACAACGGCATCTGGTCCTAACTTTCCTCGTAAAAACTGAGCCATTTCTTGAATAGTACGAATAGCTTTCATTTCATTTTCATCACTGACATTAATCATTGTTAAGTAAT comes from the Listeria welshimeri serovar 6b str. SLCC5334 genome and includes:
- the pknB gene encoding Stk1 family PASTA domain-containing Ser/Thr kinase, with product MMIGKRLNDRYKILHAIGGGGMANVYLAHDMILDRDVAVKILRIDLADESNLIRRFQREAQSATSLVHPNIVSIYDVGEENDLHYIVMEHVDGMDLKQYIHENHPISYEKSVDIMLQIVSAVTVAHQHHIIHRDLKPQNILIDHDGVVKITDFGIAMALSETSITQTNSLLGSVHYLSPEQARGGMATQKSDIYSLGIVLYELLTGKVPFDGESAVSIAIKHLQAEIPSAREQNPEIPQSLENIIIKATAKDPFLRYQNAEEMEKDLQTCLNKERLNEPKYIFPTDDGDTKTIPIIATKEAMQNLDKTIVPEGKVAAQEVASDATKGKKKKKMSKKKKIAWIVFSVIIVFIIGILLLWLLGKSPDEIAVPDVSGKTEDQAIALLQKEGFVIGKTAEKNSDEVEEGKVINSDPEAGEMKEKGTKVNLFVSIGSKKITLDDYSGRSYSDTKALLEEQGFESISAEEEYSSDVDKGMIISQTPSGGSEVVAKSTSVKFVVSKGAEPISLKDLRGYTKTAVEDYASPLGFKVSSTEENSSSVEKGQVISQSPSAGTTMNPGDTIQIVISAGPKEKEVKEVTKTFNIPYTPSDEENPEPQHIQIYIQDKDHSMTSAYREMDISQNTSVEVTFKIEEGSSGGYKIISDDKVIDEGTVPYPN
- a CDS encoding Stp1/IreP family PP2C-type Ser/Thr phosphatase, whose translation is MHAEFRTDRGRIRHHNEDNGGVFENKDNQPIVIVADGMGGHRAGDVASEMAVRLLSDAWKETTALLTAEEIETWLRKEIQEVNKQIVLYAESEMDLNGMGTTLVAAIMAKSQVVIANVGDSRGYLLQNNTLRQLTEDHSLVHELLRTGEISKEDAMNHPRKNILLRALGVEGKVEVDTFVVPFQTTDTLLLCSDGLTNMVPETEMEDILKSKRSLSEKADVFITKANSYGGEDNITVLLVERNLMQKGRDAS
- the rsmB gene encoding 16S rRNA (cytosine(967)-C(5))-methyltransferase RsmB, whose translation is MKKQKTVRAIALELIIKIENNQSYSHLLINDALKKQKLNPLDKGLLTELVYGTTQRKITLDYYLAPFLNKEPDNWVKNLLRMSVYQLTFLDKVPEHAILNEAGDIAKDLGHQGVTKFVNGVLRNVIRKGVPSIDEVKDPVQKIAVETSLPEWLAKRWADQYGVQKLREIGLAFLVAPHQSIRVNQTEIRTEQLIKELNDQGITVTQNEFIDEALLVEKGSVAETKAYKDGKCSIQDESSMLAAYALQLEDNLTVLDACAAPGGKTTHIAEKMHGTGMVHALDIHEKKTKLIDQAAKRLQLLNIRTAHQDARTASTMFEPETFDRILVDAPCSGFGVLRRKPDIKYAKTEKDIHKLAEIQLAILDDVSQLVKENGILVYSTCTIDKEENETVLRAFLEKHPEFSLEPVTLPEKLAHIKKDDFVQLLPTDIGSDGFFVSSLRKVKS
- the fmt gene encoding methionyl-tRNA formyltransferase; this translates as MTKIIFMGTPAFSVPILEQLASTYDVIAVVTQPDRPVGRKRILTPPPVKKAALELAIPVFQPEKLRTSSELNELIALEADLLVTAAYGQILPNSLLESPKHGAINVHASLLPEYRGGAPVHYALLDGKTETGVTIMYMVEKLDAGDMISQRKIPITEADNTGTMFDKLSKLGAELLMDTLPDFLAGKITAIAQDPEKVTFARNISREQEKIDWTQPGRTIFNQIRGLSPWPVAYTTLEEKPFKIWEATYDDTKVEGEPGTILMDKTSLKIIAGDGTLIVPTVIQPAGKPKMDVHSFMSGAGRNLSKSTRFGE